The window CCGTGTGTTTTCCAATACTTCAAAAGGTTACAAAGCCCTATTATCTTGGGTCGAAAAGCACCTTGGTAAAGACCTCTGTTTTTTCTGTTTTGAGAATACAGGTCATTACTCTACAAATCTTAGTGTTTATTTATCAGAAAACAACATAGATTATGTAGAAGAAAGTCCTTTGACCATTAAACGATCTTCTGGAATTGTTAGAGGAAAAATAGATCAGCTTGATTCCGCAATGATTGCGAGATATGCATGGCTTTACAAAGAAGAGTTGACTCTAAGTAGTCCAAAAGCGCAAGATATTCAAGAGTTAGGACGTTTGTTATCCTTTAGAGAACAGTTAGTACGAGACCGTACAGGTAAGATGAGTAGTCTTAAAGAAATGCAGACCTTGCTTAGTAGTCCATCGACTGATGATTGTTGTATAATTGTCAAAAAGATGATTCATTATCTAACAAAACAAATTACAACACTTGAGCAAAGTATTAAAAAACTAATACGAAGTGATGAGTTATTGGAAAAGAATTATCAACTTTTAAATACCTTAAAAGGGGTTGGTCTAATATTATCTTGTCAATTGTTATACCACACGAACAATTTTAAGCGATTTGATAGTTGGCGTCAGTTTTCAAGTTATTGTGGTGTAGCTCCTTTTGAGCACAGTTCAGGAACCAGTATTTACCGGAAAAACAGAATTCATAAGATAGGAGACCGGAAAATGAAAACACTCTTAACACTTGCCAGTGTTAGCGCAATACAGTGCGATAAAGAATTAAAACAGTATTACGAGAAAAAAGTTGCAGAAGGTAAACCAAAACTGGTAGCTTTAAATAATGTTAGAAATAAGATTTTGTCAAGAGCTTTCGCAGTGGTAAAAAGAGGAACACCTTATGTCGAATTACAAAAATTTGCAGCATAGTAAAAAGGTCTTTAAATAATTAGGTTTTGACCTTGGAATACGTATATGGTTTGTTGCGTGTTTCAAGCAACCAATTTAGTAAATAATTACGGACAAAGAAAGTCCGCGAGGACTTTCGTAAGTGGGCGAGAAGCCAGCAATAAATTATATACGTTGTGTGTGCCCAGCATGGGCATCTTTTAATTTACGGAAAGGTAAATAATTAATCTAGAGGGTGCAAGTCCCTTATGCGCAGGAGTAACGTCTTGAAGCATTAGTAAGTCGCAAGGGTGGTAATCGCGAGGTTACATCTGAAGGAAGCGAGACTACAAAACTCGGTACTGACGAACAGAAATCGTATACAGAGGCATAGTTATTCGGGTAAGCAAGCACATCATTGTAACGCCCAAACAGTAACAAAAGGGTAATTATGTAGATACGGCAGTGATTGAGTGAAAGAGGATGCCATTACCTGGGGAGGTCTCCAAAGTTACGAGTTGACTATATGGAGAAGTCAGCAGAGGTCATAGTACTTACAGGAAACGAGTTGAGGCAATACCTCAGAAGGTCTCACAAGTAAGGAAGGGCTGAACGTAATTCTCTTCAAAATTCGCATAGGAGCACTAGTGGTAGCCTATGCCTAAATTAGAAGATAGTGCCAAGGGTGAAAAGAGCTTTGGCGTGATGATTTACGAACCGCCGTATACGAGACCCGTATGTACGGTGGTGTGAGAGGCGCACTCCGGCTATTTTAGTCGGAGCCGTCTACTCGATTGCCCACAGTTGTTTTAAAGGGATAAATAATTATTAAAAATTCTTTCCATGTCTTCATTATATTCATTCATTGTAGCTATAAATTTATTACCATTAGTATTTGAGGTAATTATGTCATCATCTAAAATGCTATTCCATATCAGATCACTGTAAATTGAGGTTTGAAGAACATTACAGAAATCTTTATATTCTGAAGAGATGTATTTAACCTCTAACATTATTTTCTTATATACTTTTTTACCTAATCCTAAATTTCTAAAAATCAAATCAACACCGTTTCCAGGGTTGTGAATTCTATTGTTATCGTTTTTATATATTTGAATTTGAATTTTTAAGCCATCATAATTTTTTTTAATGTCGCCATAAACCTCATAACTATATAGGTTTTGTATTTCCTCTATATCTTCAATTTCCTCTAATTCATTTAAGTCAATATTTTTTTCTAAAATTGAAGATAAATTGTTGTATATCAATAGAATATTTTCTGGAAAGATAATTTCGTATGTATCGTAAGAATCTGTTTCATTTTTTTTTAAAGAGAGTTCGTCATATTTCAAATTTTTCAGCAAATTAAGAAGTGTACTTTTTGAACTTTTGATTTGGTTTAAAACTTCTTTAACTTTTTTTGCATTTTGGATTCTTACATTTGGCATATTTAATAATTTGAAAATATTTTTGTTAAGTTGTTTGGATACAGCATTCTTGGATTCAGTTTTTCTATTGTGGGCAACTCGTTATATGGAAACTTTTGTTGCGGATATCCCCTAAATATTGCGGGATATCCGCACTTTTTGTTCCTGATTGTGGTTGTGAAAGGCGAAGCTACAATTTAAAAAATTGTCTCACAATACGTAGAACTACGTATATTTTTTCACGTTAAACTTGATCAAAAGTATAGTAACTATTTATAGTTGTTTTACGGAAAACCTCAATTTTGGTAAATATTTTCAAAATGCTTGAGCAACGATTTCTTTTTAATCGTTTGTAAAAGATAGCCAAAACTAACTGTGAGATTCTGTACTTGTTTTTTTGTAATTAAGAATAGATGATGTATCAATTGTGGTGCGTGCTGATAATCTAATGGTTGTTATTGTTGATAAGCTTAAATTACACGCGTTTTAGTTTAAGAAGTGATATGTGTTTAACCTTTGTATGGTAATGGGCTTAAAATAGGTTGTAATACAGCGTATATAAAAAGGGAGTGTTTACTAACAAAGCGATAGGTTGCTTGTTTTTTGACTACGGTGTTTGTGCTGTGTTTTTATTTAGTTTGTCAATGGCTAATGCTTTTTTATAAAATGCTCTAAAATCGTTTTGATTATATTTTACTTGCATGGGAGATAACACATCATATAATCCTAAACGACACCAGTCCCAAAGCACAGTGTCAAAATTATAGGTGTATATAAGTATCAAGATTGTAAAGTATCCTACTGTTTTTTAATATAGACATAAAAAAAAGCATCCTTAATGGATGCTTTTTACTAAAAATAAATGTGTCGTTTATTGTATTTCAATAGGGAAAATAGC is drawn from Psychroserpens sp. NJDZ02 and contains these coding sequences:
- a CDS encoding IS110 family transposase — its product is MKKYVDVIGIDVSKLTIDAHIYNRGVHRVFSNTSKGYKALLSWVEKHLGKDLCFFCFENTGHYSTNLSVYLSENNIDYVEESPLTIKRSSGIVRGKIDQLDSAMIARYAWLYKEELTLSSPKAQDIQELGRLLSFREQLVRDRTGKMSSLKEMQTLLSSPSTDDCCIIVKKMIHYLTKQITTLEQSIKKLIRSDELLEKNYQLLNTLKGVGLILSCQLLYHTNNFKRFDSWRQFSSYCGVAPFEHSSGTSIYRKNRIHKIGDRKMKTLLTLASVSAIQCDKELKQYYEKKVAEGKPKLVALNNVRNKILSRAFAVVKRGTPYVELQKFAA